In Helianthus annuus cultivar XRQ/B chromosome 9, HanXRQr2.0-SUNRISE, whole genome shotgun sequence, the following are encoded in one genomic region:
- the LOC110876541 gene encoding uncharacterized protein LOC110876541, whose translation MVPRRGRTNTKPLPTTQEELNELISQAIAQYEANRAEQSGGTGGTTGGNPPTGCTYKQFLDCKPLNFDGTCGAVSFVCWTEKTDSVIRMSKSPAEQRVTYVTGLFIDGALSWWNLQVQTKGETAAHGLTWEELKELMRKKYCSRSEIQKLETEFWNLKMIGPDIAGYTQRFHDLSRVVPYLVEPKFKRIERYIWGLAPQILSMVTTSKPTEIGEAIDLAVALIEEALRQGKFDEPGSNKKETAVEASGSNKRKFSHFKKGSRGKNNNGKGQNSKEVKETKAYVTTTTNNPDKKSYTGTAPKCNKCPFHHYGECRGPKCSKCGRFGHRTEVCRGTNTRDQGCFNCGDKGHFKKDCPKEIQARGRAFVIGAKDARQDPNVVTGTFPINNHFASILFDTGADYSFISKEFRVILGVESRKLNIPYSIELANGELVETGEIIKKCTLELGEQKFDIDLLPVPLGSFDVVIGMDWLSDNRAEVICHENIIRIPLPDGEHLLVHGEKQDTPL comes from the exons ATGGTGCCTCGCCGTGGGAGGACGAACACGAAACCACTACCGACAACACAAGAGGAATTGAACGAACTCATTTCCCAAGCAATTGCTCAATACGAAGCTAACCGCGCTGAACAAAGCGGTGGAACGGGAGGTACTACTGGAGGCAACCCTCCAACTG GTTGCACTTATAAGCAGTTCTTAGACTGCAAACCTCTAAATTTTGATGGTACGTGCGGTGCTGTTTCCTTCGTTTGCTGGACTGAGAAGACCGACTCAGTTATTCGAATGAGCAAGTCCCCTGCTGAACAAAGGGTTACCTATGTCACCGGACTATTCATTGATGGGGCACTATCGTGGTGGAACCTCCAAGTTCAAACAAAAGGGGAAACTGCAGCGCATGGCCTGACTTGGGAGGAACTAAAAGAATTGATGAGGAAAAAGTATTGCTCAAGGTCAGAAATCCAGAAGCTAGAAACTGAATTCTGGAACTTGAAAATGATTGGTCCGGATATTGCGGGTTACACGCAACGATTTCATGATTTATCCCGTGTAGTTCCATACTTGGTGGAACCCAAATTCAAGAGGATCGAGAGGTACATTTGGGGACTTGCCCCTCAAATTCTAAGTATGGTTACCACTTCTAAGCCCACGGAGATCGGCGAAGCAATCGATTTGGCTGTAGCACTTATCGAGGAAGCACTACGTCAAGGAAAGTTTGATGAGCCTGGGTCGAACAAAAAGGAAACTGCTGTGGAAGCTTCGGGCTCCAATAAAAGGAAGTTTTCCCATTTTAAGAAAGGTTCTCGGGGAAAGAACAATAACGGTAAGGGGCAAAACTCGAAAGAAGTCAAAGAGACAAAGGCATATGTTACCACTACCACCAACAACCCCGACAAGAAGTCTTACACTGGAACTGCACCAAAGTGTAATAAATGCCCCTTCCATCACTACGGGGAGTGTCGTGGCCCCAAGTGTAGCAAATGTGGTAGGTTTGGGCATCGCACCGAAGTGTGTCGGGGTACGAATACCAGGGACCAAggttgtttcaattgtggtgacaaaggacacttcaagaaggattgcccgaaAGAGATTCAAGCTCGGGGAAGAGCATTTGTGATAGGAGCCAAGGACGCTCGTCAGGACCCgaatgtggtcaccggtacgttccCTATCAATAATCACTTCGCATCTATCCTTTTCGATACGGGAGCAGATTATAGTTTTATTTCTAAGGAATTTAGAGTTATACTTGGGGTAGAATCGAGAAAATTAAATATTCCATATTCGATTGAATTAGCTAATGGTGAATTAGTAGAAACAGGGGAAATCATAAAGAAATGTACCTTAGAGCTGGGTGAACAAAAGTTCGACATAGATCTCTTACCAGTTCCGTTAGGTAGTTTCGATgtcgttatcggtatggattggttatccgatAATCGAGCCGAGGTCATATGTCATGAGAATATCATACGCATCCCCCTGCCCGATGGAGAACATTTGCTAGTACACGGGGAGAAACAAGACACGCCGCTatga